One Aegilops tauschii subsp. strangulata cultivar AL8/78 chromosome 7, Aet v6.0, whole genome shotgun sequence genomic window carries:
- the LOC109735003 gene encoding uncharacterized protein produces the protein MQNSKRRRDGEREQRRFQNPSSHPSLTIIHGHAPLHPTQFPSLMRTPSLRYQPSPARSKRQRHAMRAGDSRMEADHHHHRHHVNQRAAEAGAGHHHRHGRNDRRRYPEDDRQRSSPLVWMAVILCTLLAIGIIVVGAAVFAVYLIYKPHMPYMVVTNAYLQQLDYSPADGVIRDIQVRADVLARNTNSKVNASFSSFNIDVKFHGTTLLQLRAETFSVARESSVTLPYSGASRGAKLDLAGMRAMEEALRSRVVPITLSGKARTRWRMGIFLKVAFWTRLNCPLSFSYPPGSVMAIDHDTCRSRSP, from the coding sequence ATGCAGAACTCAAAAAGGAGGCGTGACGGTGAGAGAGAGCAAAGAAGATTCCAAAACCCTTCCTCTCATCCAAGCTTAACAATTATCCATGGACATGCACCGCTCCATCCAACTCAATTCCCTTCCTTAATGCGCACTCCATCCCTCCGATATCAACCCAGCCCAGCTCGATCGAAGCGCCAGCGGCATGCGATGAGGGCCGGAGACAGCAGGATGGAGgccgaccaccaccaccaccgccaccacgtGAACCAGAGGGCGGCTGAGGCGGGCGCGGGTCATCATCACCGCCATGGGAGGAACGACAGGCGGCGGTACCCGGAGGACGACAGGCAGCGGAGCTCGCCGTTGGTGTGGATGGCGGTGATCCTGTGCACGCTGCTGGCCATCGGCATCATCGTGGTGGGCGCCGCGGTGTTCGCCGTCTACCTCATCTACAAGCCCCACATGCCGTACATGGTGGTGACCAACGCGTACCTCCAGCAGCTGGACTACAGCCCCGCCGACGGCGTCATCCGCGACATCCAGGTCAGGGCCGACGTGCTGGCCAGGAACACCAACTCCAAGGTCAACGCCTCCTTCTCCAGCTTCAACATCGACGTCAAGTTCCACGGCACCACCCTGCTGCAGCTGCGGGCCGAGACCTTCAGCGTCGCCCGGGAGAGCTCCGTGACGCTGCCCTACAGCGGGGCGTCGCGCGGGGCGAAGCTGGACCTCGCCGGGATGCGGGCCATGGAGGAGGCGCTCAGGTCCAGGGTGGTGCCCATCACCCTGTCCGGCAAGGCGCGCACCCGGTGGAGGATGGGCATCTTCCTCAAGGTCGCCTTCTGGACGC